The Methanosphaera sp. BMS genome contains a region encoding:
- the cofH gene encoding 5-amino-6-(D-ribitylamino)uracil--L-tyrosine 4-hydroxyphenyl transferase CofH: protein MIDKIYEKSLNDELTPSDALDLVSNTNQFELFDTADKLRQDIIGDTVTYVVNKAIDITDECIIGCKFCSFRNHENYFMTVDEIVDSISQAKSVGATEICLFGGINEKMDVEYYVNLIKTIKDNHDICLHALSPAEIYQTALNSNMETVDVLKRLKEAGMDTMTGASAEILVDSVRSEICPRKLSTDEWVRIVKEAHNLDIPTTSTIMYGSIESWADRIEHLFLIKQIQEDTGGFTEFVPMTFLGENNELGKTCHGATGIEDLKMHAISRIIFGRTLPNIQVSWVKLGLRMTQVALDCGANDIGGTMIEDKISTAAGGGFGGYLSVEKMKELITDIGRIPQERTTTYEYL from the coding sequence ATGATAGATAAAATATATGAAAAGTCATTGAATGATGAATTAACGCCAAGTGATGCATTGGACTTGGTATCCAATACCAATCAGTTCGAATTATTTGACACAGCAGATAAGTTACGTCAGGATATAATTGGAGATACAGTAACTTACGTGGTAAATAAGGCCATAGATATTACGGATGAATGTATCATTGGATGTAAGTTCTGTTCATTCAGAAATCATGAAAATTATTTCATGACTGTTGATGAGATAGTCGATAGTATTTCACAGGCAAAATCAGTTGGTGCTACTGAAATATGTTTGTTTGGTGGAATAAATGAGAAGATGGATGTTGAATATTACGTCAATCTTATTAAAACAATAAAGGATAATCATGATATCTGTTTACATGCATTGTCACCAGCAGAAATATATCAAACAGCATTAAACTCTAATATGGAAACGGTTGATGTATTGAAAAGACTGAAGGAAGCTGGTATGGATACAATGACGGGTGCATCTGCGGAGATACTTGTTGATTCCGTCCGATCTGAAATCTGTCCAAGAAAACTCTCAACAGATGAGTGGGTAAGAATAGTTAAGGAGGCCCATAATTTGGATATTCCAACAACCTCAACGATTATGTATGGAAGTATTGAAAGTTGGGCCGATAGAATCGAACATCTATTTTTAATAAAACAGATACAAGAGGATACCGGTGGATTCACAGAGTTTGTCCCGATGACATTTCTTGGTGAAAATAATGAGTTGGGAAAAACTTGTCATGGGGCTACCGGAATAGAAGATTTGAAGATGCATGCAATATCACGTATAATATTTGGTCGGACACTGCCTAATATTCAGGTATCCTGGGTAAAGTTAGGTCTTAGAATGACTCAGGTGGCACTTGACTGTGGAGCAAATGATATAGGCGGTACAATGATTGAAGACAAGATATCCACTGCTGCCGGCGGTGGTTTTGGTGGATATCTGTCCGTTGAAAAGATGAAGGAATTAATAACAGATATCGGAAGAATACCACAGGAAAGAACCACTACTTATGAGTATTTGTAG
- a CDS encoding adenylyltransferase/cytidyltransferase family protein has protein sequence MATGTFDIIHPGHGFYLEKAKKLGGDDAVLMVVIATDKTVEQHKRVPIMCQEQRLEMIQLLKPVDEAYIGSEDDPFKIVREKSPDIIAIGPDQDFNIDSLQKKLNGMGLNSKVVKITDYKKFELDSSCKIIKKIKNTHFSKKVFDECE, from the coding sequence ATGGCAACAGGTACATTTGACATAATACATCCGGGTCATGGATTTTACCTGGAAAAGGCAAAAAAGCTAGGCGGCGATGATGCAGTTCTGATGGTGGTTATTGCAACAGATAAAACGGTAGAACAACATAAACGAGTACCTATAATGTGTCAAGAACAGAGATTAGAAATGATTCAACTATTAAAACCCGTGGATGAGGCATATATTGGCTCTGAAGATGATCCATTTAAGATTGTCCGAGAAAAATCCCCTGATATAATAGCAATAGGACCTGATCAGGACTTTAACATAGACAGTTTACAGAAAAAGTTAAATGGCATGGGCTTAAACAGCAAGGTTGTTAAGATAACTGATTATAAAAAATTTGAATTGGACAGCAGTTGTAAGATTATAAAAAAAATCAAGAATACTCATTTTTCAAAAAAAGTATTTGATGAATGTGAGTGA
- the hisA gene encoding 1-(5-phosphoribosyl)-5-[(5-phosphoribosylamino)methylideneamino]imidazole-4-carboxamide isomerase encodes MIIIPAVDIKNSKCVQLVQGEPGTEQVIIDNPADVAVKWINKGAKRLHIVDLDGALGSGQNINIVKEIVEKSTVPTQMGGGIRTMDDARKLLDVGIDTVIIGTMAIENPDIIEELSNEYGKDRICVSLDSKDNRVVTHGWTKFTDKTPLEYARIFQDKGAGSILFTNVDVEGLLNGINLDIAENLISNIDIPVIYSGGITSIDDIKSLKQINTEYVVIGSALYKGLIEFEDLLEYQD; translated from the coding sequence ATGATAATAATACCGGCTGTTGATATTAAAAATTCCAAATGTGTACAGTTAGTTCAAGGAGAACCGGGAACTGAACAGGTTATAATAGATAATCCTGCTGATGTAGCTGTAAAATGGATTAACAAGGGAGCAAAAAGACTACATATTGTAGACTTGGATGGTGCATTGGGAAGCGGTCAAAACATCAACATAGTAAAGGAAATAGTTGAAAAATCAACAGTTCCAACACAGATGGGTGGTGGAATACGTACTATGGATGATGCCCGTAAATTGCTGGATGTAGGCATAGATACTGTTATCATAGGCACTATGGCAATAGAAAATCCAGATATCATAGAAGAGTTATCCAATGAGTACGGTAAGGATAGAATCTGCGTATCATTGGACAGTAAGGATAACAGGGTAGTCACGCACGGATGGACAAAATTCACGGACAAAACGCCATTGGAGTATGCCAGAATATTCCAGGATAAAGGTGCAGGATCCATCCTATTTACGAATGTTGACGTTGAAGGATTGCTTAATGGTATTAACTTGGATATAGCAGAAAACTTAATATCAAATATAGACATACCTGTAATATATTCTGGTGGAATAACGTCCATTGATGATATTAAAAGTCTCAAACAGATAAATACCGAATATGTCGTAATAGGATCCGCATTATACAAGGGATTAATTGAATTTGAAGATTTGTTGGAATACCAGGATTAG
- the truA gene encoding tRNA pseudouridine(38-40) synthase TruA, whose product MRRVALKIAYIGTDFHGYQRQPNYRTVEGEIIKALKECELIEDTWTAHYSVAGRTDKGVHSTGNVISFITDGDIYINKINGLLPDDIKIIGEARVPYGFKVRFPEYRTYTYVQPIDSFDNIDLERIEKTIPLFIGEHNFRNFSKKNEKNPNREIYDMSFKKEGNVLIFTVVGKSFLWNMVRKMITAILKIARREFEISVIDELFKPVEQRQYIRLTPAPAKGLILSDMQYRNIKFKEYDYAKEKLVKVLYKQCLSYEHYIQADNVLIKLLDGN is encoded by the coding sequence TTGAGAAGAGTAGCATTAAAAATTGCATACATCGGTACTGATTTTCATGGATACCAGAGACAACCAAACTATAGGACTGTCGAGGGAGAAATCATCAAAGCCCTTAAGGAGTGTGAACTGATAGAAGACACCTGGACGGCACATTATTCTGTAGCCGGAAGAACTGATAAGGGTGTTCACTCTACGGGAAATGTAATTTCATTCATAACAGACGGTGACATCTACATAAATAAGATTAACGGACTGTTGCCCGATGACATAAAGATTATTGGTGAAGCTCGTGTTCCCTATGGATTCAAGGTACGTTTTCCGGAATACAGGACATACACCTATGTTCAGCCAATAGATTCATTTGATAATATTGACCTTGAACGGATAGAAAAGACAATTCCATTGTTTATCGGAGAACATAACTTCAGAAACTTCTCCAAAAAGAATGAAAAAAATCCAAACCGTGAAATATATGACATGTCCTTTAAAAAGGAGGGAAATGTCCTGATTTTTACCGTTGTCGGTAAGAGTTTCCTATGGAATATGGTACGTAAGATGATTACTGCAATTCTTAAGATTGCCCGCAGGGAATTTGAGATAAGCGTCATTGACGAGTTGTTCAAACCGGTAGAGCAAAGACAATACATCCGTCTGACACCGGCTCCTGCCAAGGGATTAATCTTAAGCGATATGCAATATAGGAACATAAAGTTTAAGGAATATGATTATGCCAAAGAGAAGCTAGTTAAAGTATTATACAAACAATGCCTTTCATATGAACATTATATACAAGCGGATAATGTTCTTATCAAATTATTGGATGGGAATTAA
- the wecB gene encoding non-hydrolyzing UDP-N-acetylglucosamine 2-epimerase gives MKIAVILGTRPEIIKMAPVIDEIEKNDSECVLIHTGQHYDIEMSKQFFIDLKLKLPDYNIGIGSNTALKQISIIISELEEILTKEKVDVVLVQGDTNAALAGSLAANKLKIPVGHVEAGLRSFDKNMPEETNRILADNCTKLFFVPTETTALNLQNEGFNHNDIHITGNTIVDACFRHKDIAEEKSKIKDKIIFDEYIALTMHRAENVDNPDRLRSIVDALINIDENIVFPVHPHTKKSLRDLDLYDKLANCENIQITKPLGYLDFLYMISHSKLILTDSGGLQEEAITLSIPCITLRYNTERPETISAGGNILAGTTSNQISKNINMILEDREVYERMSNAVNPYGDGTSSKRIYDIIRSYYDKNSLDVTSFDEITDFKGYYMRHVTEEVTVESYESLHEGHIIEEIFEDGTPVYIDNNLNLKNKDIVVKEFSKVE, from the coding sequence ATGAAGATAGCAGTAATTCTTGGAACCAGGCCAGAGATTATTAAGATGGCACCGGTTATTGATGAGATTGAAAAGAATGATTCAGAGTGTGTATTGATACATACCGGTCAACATTATGACATTGAAATGTCAAAGCAATTCTTTATAGATTTAAAGCTCAAATTGCCCGACTACAATATTGGAATAGGATCAAATACTGCATTAAAGCAAATCAGCATCATAATATCCGAACTTGAAGAGATTTTGACTAAGGAAAAAGTTGATGTGGTACTGGTTCAAGGAGATACAAATGCTGCGCTTGCAGGTAGTTTAGCCGCCAATAAATTAAAAATACCAGTAGGACATGTGGAAGCCGGGCTTAGGTCATTTGATAAGAATATGCCTGAAGAAACAAATAGGATTCTTGCAGACAATTGTACCAAGTTGTTCTTTGTACCGACAGAAACAACGGCATTGAACCTTCAAAATGAGGGGTTCAACCATAACGATATCCACATAACGGGCAATACCATTGTAGATGCATGTTTTAGACATAAGGATATTGCCGAGGAGAAGTCAAAAATCAAGGACAAAATCATATTTGATGAATACATAGCCTTAACCATGCATAGAGCTGAAAATGTGGATAATCCAGATAGACTAAGAAGTATTGTCGATGCTTTGATAAACATTGATGAAAACATTGTATTTCCGGTACATCCCCATACCAAAAAATCTTTGAGGGACCTTGACTTATATGATAAGCTGGCAAATTGTGAGAATATTCAGATTACAAAACCTTTGGGTTATCTTGACTTCCTGTACATGATATCCCACAGCAAACTGATATTGACTGATTCTGGAGGATTGCAGGAGGAGGCAATAACCTTAAGCATTCCTTGTATAACATTACGATACAACACGGAAAGACCCGAAACGATTAGTGCCGGAGGCAATATATTGGCCGGGACTACAAGCAATCAGATTAGCAAAAACATCAACATGATTTTAGAGGACAGGGAAGTCTATGAGAGGATGAGCAATGCCGTTAACCCCTATGGTGATGGAACTTCCTCGAAAAGAATATATGACATTATCAGGAGCTATTACGATAAAAATTCATTAGACGTCACGTCTTTTGATGAGATAACCGACTTCAAGGGTTATTATATGAGGCATGTGACTGAGGAGGTGACTGTTGAATCTTATGAATCGTTACATGAGGGACATATTATTGAAGAGATATTCGAGGATGGCACTCCAGTTTATATCGACAATAATCTGAACTTGAAAAACAAGGATATAGTAGTCAAAGAATTTTCCAAAGTTGAGTAA
- a CDS encoding nucleotide sugar dehydrogenase codes for MNLNNKKIAIYGLGHIGLPTAAILASNDLEVIGADVNPTTVNNINEGICSFKEPGLDELVKRVVNKDKLKATTDLEEAARLADILIVIVPTPIDKDNNADLSYVISACKSISKGLERGNLVIIESTVPPETGINVVKGVLEESQLKCGNDFYLAYSPERALPNNTIYEMTHNTRIVGGFNKESADMASKLYSYITEGDIITVKNMTSAEMVKLMENTYRDVNIALANEFALLCEKINVDVNEVIDSANYHPRVNIHTPGPGVGGHCIPVDPYFLIELGKKYDVKTRLLDASRYVNNYMPEHVLEMILKYKKDKDNYSIAILGMAYKGNVDDIRETPTIKLIELLEELDFDVYVNDPYVDDEIIENYGVKAVEYEDALGCDCVVLMTDHDLYKDLNADMLVNKFIISTRPILDADEFRNKGINFQAIGNIC; via the coding sequence ATGAATTTAAATAATAAAAAAATAGCCATTTATGGTTTAGGCCATATCGGTCTTCCAACAGCGGCAATACTGGCAAGTAATGACTTGGAAGTCATTGGTGCAGATGTCAATCCAACGACTGTTAATAATATCAATGAAGGTATTTGTTCATTTAAGGAACCTGGACTTGACGAATTAGTTAAAAGGGTTGTCAATAAGGATAAGCTTAAAGCTACAACGGATTTGGAAGAAGCCGCCAGGCTTGCAGATATACTCATTGTAATTGTACCCACACCCATTGATAAAGACAACAACGCGGACTTGTCATATGTCATATCCGCATGCAAAAGTATATCCAAGGGACTTGAAAGGGGTAATCTTGTCATTATCGAAAGTACCGTTCCCCCTGAGACAGGAATCAACGTCGTCAAGGGCGTACTTGAGGAGTCCCAACTGAAATGTGGAAATGACTTCTATCTTGCATACAGTCCAGAAAGGGCATTGCCGAATAATACCATCTATGAGATGACACACAATACCCGTATTGTGGGAGGATTCAATAAGGAAAGTGCCGATATGGCAAGCAAACTTTACTCCTATATTACAGAAGGGGACATAATAACAGTTAAGAACATGACCAGTGCCGAGATGGTTAAGCTTATGGAAAATACATACCGTGACGTGAATATTGCACTTGCAAATGAGTTTGCATTGCTGTGTGAAAAAATCAACGTTGACGTTAATGAGGTGATTGACTCGGCCAACTATCATCCAAGGGTAAACATTCATACTCCAGGTCCTGGTGTCGGAGGTCATTGCATACCTGTAGATCCATACTTCTTGATAGAACTTGGCAAGAAGTATGATGTCAAGACAAGACTCCTTGACGCTTCACGTTATGTGAACAATTACATGCCTGAACATGTTCTTGAAATGATATTGAAGTATAAAAAAGATAAAGACAACTACAGCATTGCAATTTTGGGAATGGCATATAAGGGCAATGTTGATGACATACGAGAGACACCTACCATTAAGTTAATCGAGTTACTTGAAGAACTTGACTTTGATGTTTATGTAAACGATCCGTATGTGGATGATGAGATTATTGAGAACTATGGGGTTAAGGCAGTAGAATATGAAGATGCTCTTGGGTGTGACTGTGTTGTTTTGATGACAGACCATGATTTGTATAAAGATTTGAATGCGGATATGCTGGTAAACAAGTTTATCATATCCACAAGGCCAATTTTGGATGCGGATGAATTTAGAAATAAGGGCATAAATTTCCAAGCTATTGGAAATATATGCTAA
- a CDS encoding ATP-grasp domain-containing protein, translating into MKILIFEYSTCMGIDNLISEGFEILKSILNDLEDIQEYDVDYLLMDGLSIPHIHNHEIILKDDLLSWLAENSFKYDYCLFVAPEDDLIQYRLAKILEDNNVRLLTSNSTASYTCCSKILTYQNTPSDILKIPSMIVDIKDYDIDLIKSKLKYNDIICKPDNYTSSNYIFHTTKDNLEKIINTYKKNNIRKMMIQKYITGNPISISAIVNDKDINILSINSQVITEDYEKITYSGCVSPINHPLEKRIKYDSVKIIQSIHGLKGFIGIDYIIDEDDNIYFVELNSRITTPYIVLSKISEENLTKYLIDNIISSKKMNKIEFNKKGDFYNGT; encoded by the coding sequence ATGAAGATTTTAATTTTTGAGTATTCAACATGCATGGGTATTGATAACTTAATTTCAGAGGGTTTTGAAATATTAAAAAGCATATTGAATGACCTTGAGGATATCCAAGAGTATGATGTGGACTATCTGTTGATGGATGGTTTAAGTATTCCTCATATTCACAATCATGAAATTATTTTGAAGGATGATTTGCTTAGTTGGCTTGCCGAAAACTCATTCAAATATGATTACTGTCTATTTGTTGCCCCTGAAGATGATTTAATTCAATATAGGCTTGCCAAGATTCTTGAAGACAATAATGTCCGACTGCTGACATCAAACAGTACTGCTTCATATACATGTTGTAGTAAAATTTTAACTTACCAGAATACACCTTCGGACATATTGAAAATACCATCAATGATTGTTGATATAAAAGATTATGACATTGATTTAATTAAGAGTAAACTCAAGTATAATGATATCATTTGTAAGCCGGATAATTACACCTCAAGCAATTACATATTCCACACAACAAAAGACAACCTTGAAAAAATAATTAACACCTACAAGAAAAACAACATCCGAAAGATGATGATACAGAAATATATAACTGGAAATCCAATCAGCATAAGTGCCATTGTAAACGACAAAGACATCAATATCCTAAGCATAAATTCACAAGTCATAACAGAAGACTATGAGAAAATAACATACTCCGGTTGTGTCAGCCCAATAAATCATCCCCTGGAAAAACGAATCAAATATGATTCCGTGAAAATAATACAATCCATCCATGGATTAAAGGGTTTTATTGGAATAGACTATATCATAGACGAAGATGACAACATATACTTTGTGGAATTAAACTCCAGAATAACCACCCCCTACATTGTATTGAGTAAAATATCAGAGGAGAACCTGACAAAATACCTGATAGACAACATCATCAGCAGCAAGAAAATGAATAAAATAGAATTTAACAAGAAAGGAGACTTTTATAATGGAACATGA
- a CDS encoding hydantoinase/oxoprolinase family protein → MEHELTIMGLDIGGANTDCCICQINGNNMKLLTSKKQYLPMWQKKDNLADCLNNFKEDYHIDVVVATTTAELSDGYESKKEGILDITRKIIDVFDDAIVKFVTFNGLKDYEYVINNPMEMAAANWIATSHLISKIKDNCIFMDMGTTTTDIIPIKNQKESATGHSDLERLCSGELVYTGMLRTNVAAITHEIPVNDKVATVSSELFATTADVHMILGNITRDEYTCSTSDNNDKSLTSCKRRLARVVCADLDMLNDDEIMDIARYVEDRQISHVEDGLKKVCQANDLNDVVITNYAHADICRKAASNLKLNITSLNDYLKEDSLNVCPTLGCVQMYVDEHLGDITLLRLQNK, encoded by the coding sequence ATGGAACATGAATTGACGATAATGGGATTGGACATCGGCGGGGCAAATACAGACTGCTGCATCTGTCAAATTAATGGGAACAACATGAAACTTTTGACATCAAAAAAGCAATACCTTCCGATGTGGCAGAAAAAGGACAACCTGGCTGATTGCTTAAACAACTTCAAAGAGGATTATCATATAGATGTTGTGGTGGCAACGACTACGGCCGAATTATCCGACGGTTATGAATCAAAAAAAGAGGGTATCCTTGACATTACACGTAAAATTATAGATGTATTCGATGATGCAATCGTTAAATTCGTTACATTCAATGGTCTGAAGGATTATGAGTATGTTATAAATAATCCAATGGAAATGGCCGCCGCCAATTGGATAGCGACTTCACATCTGATATCGAAAATAAAGGACAACTGCATATTCATGGATATGGGAACAACCACAACGGACATCATACCAATAAAAAATCAGAAGGAATCAGCCACAGGTCATAGTGACTTGGAAAGACTTTGCAGTGGAGAGTTGGTTTACACGGGGATGCTCAGAACAAATGTGGCGGCAATAACCCATGAAATCCCGGTTAATGACAAGGTTGCCACAGTCAGCAGCGAACTGTTTGCAACTACTGCAGATGTACATATGATACTTGGCAACATTACACGGGATGAATACACCTGTTCTACAAGCGACAATAATGATAAAAGTTTAACCTCGTGCAAGAGACGATTGGCAAGGGTGGTTTGTGCCGATTTGGATATGCTCAACGATGATGAAATCATGGATATTGCCCGGTACGTGGAAGATAGACAGATAAGTCATGTGGAAGATGGTCTTAAGAAAGTATGCCAAGCAAATGATTTGAATGACGTTGTAATTACAAACTATGCCCATGCCGATATCTGCCGGAAGGCTGCAAGCAATCTGAAATTAAACATAACCTCATTAAATGATTATTTGAAGGAAGATTCGTTGAATGTCTGCCCAACACTGGGATGTGTGCAGATGTATGTTGATGAACATCTAGGCGATATCACGCTGCTTAGATTACAAAACAAGTAA
- a CDS encoding CDP-2,3-bis-(O-geranylgeranyl)-sn-glycerol synthase, translating to MDIITLVCYSIYFMIPAYLANGSALVFGGGTPMDFGTNAWDNRRLIGDGVTWRGTIGAGLFGMLIGGLLGYLSTIGFCSSYFALLSRNLTFTSNPILQGLIIGFLLGFGALIGDAIGSFIKRRLNFERGKAVPLLDQLDFVVVALIFASLVVDISWQMVVCILILSVFFHLAANMFAYAIHLKDVWY from the coding sequence ATGGATATAATTACACTGGTATGTTATTCGATATACTTTATGATACCTGCATATTTGGCCAATGGTTCGGCATTGGTATTTGGTGGTGGAACACCAATGGATTTTGGTACAAATGCATGGGATAATCGTCGATTAATTGGTGATGGAGTAACCTGGCGTGGTACTATAGGTGCAGGTCTATTTGGTATGCTGATAGGTGGATTATTGGGATATCTGTCAACGATTGGCTTCTGTTCATCATACTTTGCTTTACTTTCAAGAAATTTGACGTTTACCTCAAATCCCATATTGCAGGGACTAATCATAGGTTTTTTACTTGGATTTGGGGCATTGATAGGGGATGCTATAGGCAGCTTTATAAAAAGAAGATTGAATTTTGAAAGAGGAAAAGCCGTACCCCTACTTGATCAGCTGGACTTTGTAGTAGTGGCATTGATATTTGCTTCATTAGTGGTTGATATCAGCTGGCAAATGGTTGTATGTATACTGATATTGAGTGTATTCTTCCATCTTGCCGCAAATATGTTTGCATATGCCATACACCTTAAGGATGTATGGTACTAA
- the tes gene encoding tetraether lipid synthase Tes — protein sequence MIDIETISETKSLCPECLKILDAEVYIEDNQVYIEKTCPEHGTFKHTYWHNADDFKKAIEHGADPHKLTNLNQAENGACPSNCGLCEYHDSQTVLGLIDVTNRCNLSCPICFANAAASGTLYEPSQDEIRQMLRNLRQNRPVPTPAVQYSGGEPTVRKDIVELIKIAKEEGFTHTQIATNGIALANNENLAKELKDAGLNTVYLQFDGITSEPYIKTRAADILGKKIEAIENCRKAGLGIVLVPTLVTGINDDQIGGIIQFALDNIDIIRGINFQPVSFAGRTPSDKVEEQRITIDDLMREVEVQTNGMIPKDAFYSASTVAPVSDLIAAMSDNDAEVTLTCHEHCGVGTYVFKEEDGTVIPITKFIDVDNFINLIEKSIPDVSKNTRLSKTKTVARAIKELPKTVNTEESPSYINITKLLKNIFIKQDYSSLGDFHINALLISCMHFMDPFNFDQDRVSKCVIHYAIPDGRIIPFCSMNNIYRESVEEEFHIPLNSPRAKEIISNMNKKE from the coding sequence GTGATTGATATAGAAACTATATCTGAAACTAAAAGTTTATGTCCGGAATGTTTAAAAATATTGGATGCTGAAGTATACATTGAAGATAATCAGGTATACATTGAAAAAACATGCCCTGAACATGGAACTTTTAAACATACATACTGGCATAATGCCGACGATTTTAAAAAAGCAATTGAACATGGAGCAGATCCACACAAACTGACAAACCTAAACCAAGCTGAAAATGGTGCATGTCCGTCAAACTGTGGTTTATGTGAATATCATGACAGTCAGACAGTACTTGGTTTAATTGATGTGACCAACAGGTGCAACCTCAGTTGTCCAATCTGTTTTGCTAATGCTGCCGCTTCAGGTACATTATATGAGCCATCACAAGATGAAATTAGACAGATGCTTAGAAACCTTCGTCAAAATAGACCGGTTCCTACACCGGCTGTCCAATACTCAGGTGGAGAACCTACAGTCAGAAAAGACATTGTAGAGCTTATTAAAATAGCCAAGGAAGAAGGATTTACACATACACAAATTGCTACAAATGGTATTGCCTTGGCTAATAATGAAAATTTGGCTAAAGAACTTAAAGATGCTGGTTTAAATACAGTATATTTACAATTTGATGGAATTACATCAGAACCGTACATAAAAACAAGAGCAGCAGATATTCTCGGTAAGAAGATTGAAGCTATTGAAAACTGTAGAAAAGCAGGACTTGGAATAGTACTGGTACCTACACTTGTTACTGGTATTAATGATGATCAAATTGGTGGAATCATTCAATTTGCACTGGATAACATCGATATCATTAGGGGAATTAACTTCCAGCCGGTATCATTTGCTGGTCGTACACCATCTGATAAAGTGGAAGAACAGCGTATTACAATTGATGATTTGATGAGGGAAGTTGAAGTTCAGACAAATGGAATGATTCCTAAAGATGCATTTTATTCAGCTTCTACTGTAGCACCTGTATCAGACTTGATAGCAGCCATGAGTGATAATGATGCGGAAGTTACATTGACCTGTCATGAACACTGTGGTGTTGGAACATATGTGTTTAAGGAAGAGGATGGTACGGTTATTCCTATTACTAAATTTATTGATGTGGATAACTTTATTAATTTAATAGAAAAAAGTATTCCCGATGTATCCAAAAATACCAGGCTATCCAAAACCAAAACCGTTGCCAGAGCAATCAAGGAACTGCCCAAAACAGTCAATACAGAGGAATCTCCATCATACATCAACATTACGAAGTTACTTAAGAACATTTTCATAAAACAGGATTACTCATCACTTGGAGATTTCCACATTAACGCATTGCTGATTTCATGCATGCACTTTATGGATCCGTTCAACTTCGATCAGGACCGGGTAAGCAAATGTGTTATTCACTATGCAATACCAGACGGTAGAATTATACCATTCTGTTCAATGAATAACATCTACAGAGAATCAGTAGAAGAAGAATTCCACATACCACTTAACTCACCTAGAGCAAAAGAGATCATATCAAATATGAATAAGAAAGAATAA
- a CDS encoding histone family protein produces MGELPLTPLGRIIKKGGAERVSEDAKEELSDFLEEEAETIAKLALDNAKENGRKTLKAEDIAVAYKKL; encoded by the coding sequence ATGGGAGAATTACCATTAACCCCTTTAGGTAGAATAATCAAAAAAGGTGGAGCCGAAAGAGTTAGTGAAGATGCTAAAGAAGAACTATCTGATTTTTTAGAAGAAGAAGCTGAAACTATTGCAAAATTAGCTTTAGATAATGCAAAAGAAAATGGAAGAAAAACTCTTAAAGCTGAAGACATAGCTGTAGCTTACAAAAAACTTTAA
- a CDS encoding GerW family sporulation protein — MSLEDTIETTLSQIQNVMGANSIVGTAITTKDKVIIPISKVALGFGVGTADNQGDSNTYIGGAGGGGSIDPVAFLVVSNDIEGPAGVQLVSLNSNNPLGDILEGVGNVLFDIIGNGMSQSSKSPGAKTSKTKSSTVDDIKTKIKK; from the coding sequence ATGAGTCTTGAAGATACGATTGAAACAACATTAAGTCAAATTCAAAATGTGATGGGTGCTAACAGCATTGTCGGCACTGCAATAACGACTAAAGATAAAGTGATAATACCTATATCCAAGGTGGCATTAGGTTTCGGTGTAGGAACTGCAGACAATCAGGGTGACTCAAATACTTATATTGGCGGTGCCGGTGGTGGAGGTTCAATAGATCCCGTGGCATTTTTGGTAGTCAGCAATGATATTGAAGGGCCTGCAGGTGTACAGCTGGTGTCACTTAACTCCAATAATCCATTGGGGGATATATTGGAAGGTGTGGGTAATGTATTGTTTGACATTATAGGTAATGGAATGTCTCAGAGTAGTAAATCTCCTGGTGCTAAAACTTCCAAGACAAAAAGCTCTACGGTAGATGATATTAAAACTAAAATTAAAAAATAG